In the Drosophila biarmipes strain raj3 chromosome X, RU_DBia_V1.1, whole genome shotgun sequence genome, one interval contains:
- the LOC108025994 gene encoding glutaredoxin-related protein 5, mitochondrial, with product MNRICQSLLRQSYPSARGLAAGASASASVPSLLSRFFAADAATGEAVDKATLDKLVRTNKVVVFMKGNPQAPRCGFSNAVVQIMRMHGVQYDAHDVLQNEALRQGVKDYTDWPTIPQVFIDGEFVGGCDILLQMHQSGDLIEELKKVGIVSELLKAEEAKQAASPPADEKAK from the exons ATGAACCGAATTTGCCAGAGCCTGTTGCGTCAGAGCTACCCGAGTGCCCGTGGCCTCGCCGCCGGAGCAAGTGCCTCCGCCTCCGTTCCGAGCCTGCTGAGCCGCTTCTTCGCCGCCGATGCGGCGACCGGCGAGGCGGTGGACAAGGCGACGCTGGACAAGCTGGTGCGCACCAACAAGGTGGTCGTCTTCATGAAGGGCAATCCCCAGGCGCCGCGCTGCGGCTTCAGCAATGCGGTGGTGCAGATCATGCGGATGCACGGTGTCCAGTACGATGCCCACGACGTCCTGCAGAACGAGGCCCTGCGTCAGG GAGTCAAGGACTACACCGACTGGCCCACCATTCCGCAGGTGTTCATCGACGGCGAGTTCGTCGGCGGCTGTGACATCCTGCTGCAGATGCACCAGAGCGGCGACCTCATCGAAGAGCTCAAGAAGGTGGGCATCGTGTCCGAGCTGCTGAAGGCGGAGGAGGCCAAGCAGGCGGCGTCCCCCCCGGCGGATGAGAAGGCCAAGTGA
- the LOC108025870 gene encoding glucose dehydrogenase [FAD, quinone], producing the protein MASKSLMFLGLCLAYMASWDLRTAAQDSNNVLFETINFLRRGQADVELENYDNNLVLDSEYDFIVVGAGTAGCALAARLSENPKWRVLLLEAGGPERLVMDVPIVAHFLQLGEMNWKYRTQPSDHACLAMNNNRCNWPRGKVMGGSSVLNYMMYTRGNRRDYDRWEALGNPGWSFKDVLPYFKKYEGSSVPDAEEDYVGRNGPVKVSYVNWRSKIAEAFVEASQQDGLKYRDYNGRIQNGVAFLHTTTRNSTRWSSNRAYLYPLKGKRSNLHVKKNALVTKVLIDPQTKTAYGIMVQTDGRMQKILARREVIVSAGAINTPQLLMLSGVGPAKHLREVGIKPVADLAVGYNLQDHTAPAVTFTTNATSLKFEDFSDPTLINRFNRMEGPYGSPGGCEAIAFWDLDHERDEDGWPDIELFLVGGSMSSNPAISRAFGLKKSIYDSLFAEIEDKSLNAFMIFPMILRPKSRGRIMLKSSDPFKYPLIHANYFAHPYDVDISVRGLLKAISLLNQRGMQTINARLWEKKIPTCKQHPYKSWAYWACYVRHFTFTIYHYSGTAKMGPKSDRAAVVDHRLRVHGIKNLRVADASIMPEIMSGHPNGPVFMIAEKAADMIKEDHGFIQ; encoded by the coding sequence ATGGCCAGCAAATCGCTTATGTTCCTCGGCCTGTGCCTGGCCTACATGGCCTCGTGGGACCTGCGCACCGCCGCCCAGGACAGCAACAATGTCCTGTTCGAGACCATCAACTTCCTGCGACGCGGCCAGGCCGACGTCGAGCTGGAAAACTACGACAACAACCTGGTGCTGGACAGCGAGTACGACTTCATAGTGGTCGGAGCGGGCACGGCGGGCTGTGCCCTGGCCGCCCGCCTCTCGGAGAATCCCAAGTGGcgcgtgctgctgctggaggccGGCGGCCCCGAGCGCCTGGTCATGGACGTGCCCATAGTGGCGCACTTCCTGCAGCTGGGCGAGATGAACTGGAAGTACAGGACGCAGCCCTCGGACCACGCCTGCCTGGCCATGAACAACAACCGCTGCAACTGGCCGCGCGGCAAGGTGATGGGCGGCAGCTCGGTGCTCAACTACATGATGTACACCAGGGGCAACCGCAGGGACTACGACCGCTGGGAGGCGCTGGGCAATCCCGGCTGGAGCTTCAAGGACGTGCTGCCCTACTTCAAGAAGTACGAGGGCAGCAGTGTGCCCGATGCCGAGGAGGATTACGTCGGACGCAACGGCCCGGTGAAGGTCAGCTATGTGAACTGGCGCTCCAAGATCGCCGAGGCGTTCGTGGAGGCCTCGCAGCAGGACGGTCTGAAGTACAGGGACTACAACGGTCGCATCCAGAACGGCGTGGCCTTCCTGCACACCACCACGCGCAACTCCACGCGCTGGAGCTCCAACCGGGCCTACCTCTATCCGCTGAAGGGCAAGCGCAGCAATCTGCATGTGAAGAAGAACGCGCTGGTGACCAAGGTGCTCATCGATCCGCAGACGAAGACGGCCTACGGCATCATGGTGCAGACCGATGGACGCATGCAGAAGATCCTGGCCAGAAGGGAGGTCATCGTCTCGGCGGGAGCCATCAACACGCCGCAGCTGCTGATGCTGTCGGGCGTGGGTCCAGCCAAGCATCTGCGGGAGGTGGGCATCAAGCCGGTGGCCGACCTGGCCGTGGGCTACAACCTCCAGGATCACACGGCGCCGGCGGTGACTTTTACGACCAATGCCACGTCGCTGAAGTTCGAGGACTTCTCGGATCCCACGCTCATCAACCGCTTCAACAGGATGGAGGGACCCTATGGCTCGCCCGGCGGCTGTGAGGCCATCGCCTTCTGGGATCTGGACCATGAGCGCGACGAGGATGGCTGGCCCGACATTGAGCTCTTCCTGGTCGGCGGCTCCATGTCCTCCAACCCGGCCATCTCGCGCGCCTTCGGCCTGAAGAAGTCCATCTACGACTCGCTGTTCGCCGAGATCGAGGACAAGTCGCTGAACGCCTTCATGATCTTCCCCATGATCCTGCGGCCCAAGAGCCGTGGTCGCATCATGCTGAAGAGCAGCGACCCCTTCAAGTACCCCCTGATCCATGCCAACTACTTTGCCCATCCCTACGATGTGGACATCTCGGTGCGGGGTCTCCTCAAGGCCATCAGCCTGCTGAACCAGCGGGGCATGCAGACGATCAACGCCAGGCTGTGGGAGAAGAAGATCCCCACCTGCAAGCAGCATCCCTACAAGAGCTGGGCCTACTGGGCCTGCTATGTGCGGCACTTCACCTTCACCATCTACCACTACTCCGGAACCGCCAAGATGGGTCCCAAATCCGACCGGGCTGCGGTGGTCGACCATCGCCTCAGGGTGCACGGCATCAAGAATCTCCGGGTGGCCGACGCCAGCATCATGCCGGAGATCATGTCCGGACATCCCAACGGGCCCGTCTTCATGATCGCCGAGAAGGCAGCCGACATGATCAAGGAGGATCATGGTTTcatccagtga
- the LOC108025879 gene encoding glucose dehydrogenase [FAD, quinone], whose product MEKLLLSRLLLLLLVQHQLVQEAHSQRNPQLDALRRLGLGNVINVPFFSDVPQKNYDFIVVGSGAAGCTLAARLSENPNWSVFLIEAGGVENIVHQVPLLAAYLQSTASNWGYNSQPQKHACRGMPDNKCALPRGKVLGGTSSINYMIYNRGNRRDFDGWAAAGNPGWSYDEVLPYFLRSEHAQLQGLEHSPYHNHSGPLSVEDVRHRTRLAHAYIRAAQEAGHPRTDYNGESQLGVSYVQATTLKGRRHSAFRAYIEPIRSRRRNLHILTLARVTRVLIDAATNSAYGVELTHQGRSFKVKARKEVILSAGAFNSPQLLMLSGIGPEDNLKAIGVPLVKALPVGKRMYDHMCHFGPTFVTNTTGESLFSANLGAPVVKEFLLGRADTFLSSIGGVETLTFIKVPSAQSPASQPDVELIQVAGSLASDDGSALAKGANFKPEIYEKMYKDLALRQQDHFSFLVMHFNPASVGRLWLHNRNPLEWPRIDPKYFSAPADVENLLEGIKEAIRISKMPAMQAIGTRLLDKPVPGCESHEFASDDYWRCSIRTLSYTLHHQVATCRMGPESDPTTVVSHQLKVHGMRRLRVVDTSVIPVPPTAHTNAAAFMIGEKAADLIRSEWS is encoded by the exons ATGGAGAAGCTGCTGCTGTCCCGGCTTCTGTTGCTGCTCCTCGTCCAGCACCAGCTCGTCCAGGAGGCCCACTCCCAGCGGAATCCCCAGCTGGACGCACTGAGGCGACTGGGCTTGGGCAATGTCATCAATGTGCCTTTCTTCAGCGATG tacCTCAAAAGAACTACGATTTCATAGTGGTTGGCTCTGGAGCTGCCGGCTGCACCCTGGCCGCCCGCCTCTCCGAGAATCCCAACTGGAGTGTGTTCCTCATCGAGGCTGGAGGTGTGGAGAACATAGTGCACCAGGTGCCGCTCCTGGCGGCCTACCTGCAGTCCACCGCCTCCAACTGGGGCTACAACTCGCAGCCTCAAAAGCACGCCTGTCGCGGAATGCCGGACAACAAGTGCGCCCTGCCCAGGGGAAAGGTGCTCGGAGGCACCAGCTCCATCAACTACATGATCTACAATCGGGGCAATCGCCGGGACTTCGATGGCTGGGCGGCAGCTGGAAATCCCGGCTGGAGCTACGACGAGGTGCTGCCCTACTTCCTGAGGAGCGAGCATGCGCAGCTGCAGGGCCTGGAGCACTCGCCGTACCACAACCACAGTGGGCCCCTGAGCGTGGAGGATGTGCGTCATCGCACGCGTCTGGCCCATGCCTACATACGGGCTGCCCAGGAGGCGGGTCATCCGAGGACGGACTACAATGGTGAATCCCAGCTGGGGGTTTCCTATGTCCAGGCCACCACCCTGAAGGGTCGCAGACACAGCGCATTTCGGGCCTACATAGAACCCATAAGATCCAGACGCCGTAATCTGCACATCCTGACCCTGGCTCGGGTCACCCGCGTTCTCATAGATGCAGCTACCAACTCCGCCTACGGCGTGGAGTTGACCCACCAGGGCAGAAGCTTTAAGGTGAAAGCCCGCAAGGAGGTGATCCTATCGGCGGGTGCCTTCAACTCCCCCCAACTGCTGATGCTCTCGGGGATCGGGCCAGAGGACAACCTGAAGGCCATCGGAGTGCCCCTGGTAAAAGCTCTGCCGGTGGGCAAGAGGATGTACGACCACATGTGCCACTTTGGACCCACCTTCGTGACCAACACCACGGGAGAGAGTCTGTTCTCCGCCAATTTGGGCGCACcagtggtcaaggagttccTGCTGGGCCGCGCCGACACCTTCCTGTCCAGCATCGGTGGCGTGGAGACACTCACCTTCATCAAGGTGCCCTCGGCCCAGAGCCCGGCCAGCCAGCCCGACGTGGAGCTGATCCAAGTGGCCGGCAGCCTGGCCAGCGATGATGGCAGTGCCCTGGCCAAGGGAGCCAACTTCAAGCCGGAGATCTACGAGAAAATGTACAAGGATCTGGCGCTGCGGCAGCAGGATCACTTCAGCTTCCTCGTCATGCACTTCAATCCCGCCTCCGTGGGCCGCCTCTGGCTCCACAATCGCAATCCGCTCGAGTGGCCACGCATCGATCCCAAGTACTTTTCGGCCCCGGCGGACGTGGAGAACCTGCTGGAGGGCATTAAGGAGGCCATCAGGATCTCCAAGATGCCGGCCATGCAGGCCATTGGCACCAGGCTGCTTGACAAGCCGGTGCCGGGCTGTGAGAGCCACGAGTTCGCCTCCGACGACTACTGGAGGTGCTCCATACGAACGCTGTCCTACACGCTGCACCACCAGGTGGCCACCTGTCGCATGGGGCCCGAGAGCGATCCCACCACCGTGGTCAGCCACCAGCTGAAGGTGCACGGCATGCGGCGCCTCCGGGTGGTGGACACCAGCGTGATCCCAgtgccgcccaccgcccacacGAACGCGGCGGCCTTCATGATCGGCGAGAAGGCGGCGGACCTGATACGATCCGAGTGGAGCTGA
- the LOC108025889 gene encoding glucose dehydrogenase [FAD, quinone]: MTSPRNHIRIVLGLWLVALSLVWGQGNVVFDMLEIYRRGQRQLDLENLDEGQALAAKYDFIVVGAGTAGCALAARLSENAKWRVLLLEAGGPENYAMDIPIVAHLLQLGEVNWKYRTEPSNSYCLAMNDRRCNWPRGKVMGGSSVLNYMMYTRGNRRDYDRWARLGNPGWSYEELLPYFRKYEGSSVPDAEERLVGRQGPVRISYSQTKTQIADAFVRASQDAGLPRGDYNGESQIRVSYLQANIYNETRWSSNRAYLYPIKGKRRNLHVRKNALVTKVLIDPQTKTAFGVMVRVGGKSLKILARREVILSAGAINTPQLLMLSGVGPAKHLREMGIKPLADLAVGYNLQDHIAPAVSMLCNVTSLQVSDMFNVEAMAQFLQGRGVLRIPGGVEAISFYALDDSRNPDGWADMELFVVGGGLQTNMALRLALGIQSDIYESMFGELERQSANGFLIFPMILRAKSRGRIKLKSRNPEEHPRIYANYFANPYDLNITVRGIEQAVSLLDKPAFRAIGARLLEKRIPACARYKWRSSAYWACYARHFTFTIYHYSGTAKMGPRADPSAVVDARLRVHGIENLRVVDASIMPYLISGHPNGPVYLIAEKAADMIKEDHNFV; this comes from the coding sequence ATGACTTCGCCACGGAATCACATCAGAATCGTTCTCGGCCTCTGGTTGGTGGCGCTGTCGCTGGTCTGGGGCCAGGGCAACGTCGTCTTCGACATGCTGGAGATCTACCGGCGCGGGCAGCGGCAACTGGACCTGGAGAACCTGGACGAGGGCCAGGCGCTGGCCGCCAAATATGATTTCATAGTGGTTGGCGCCGGCACGGCGGGCTGTGCCCTGGCCGCCCGCCTCTCCGAGAACGCCAAGTGGCGCGTGCTGCTCCTGGAGGCCGGCGGGCCCGAGAACTATGCCATGGACATACCCATCGTGGCGCACCTCCTGCAGCTGGGCGAGGTGAACTGGAAGTACCGCACGGAGCCCTCCAACAGCTACTGCCTGGCCATGAACGACAGGCGCTGCAACTGGCCGCGTGGCAAGGTGATGGGCGGCAGCTCGGTGCTCAACTACATGATGTACACCAGGGGCAACCGCAGGGACTACGACCGCTGGGCCAGGCTGGGCAATCCCGGCTGGAGCTACGAGGAGCTGCTGCCCTACTTCAGGAAGTACGAGGGAAGTTCCGTGCCCGATGCCGAGGAGCGCCTGGTGGGTCGCCAGGGACCGGTGAGGATCAGCTATTCGCAGACGAAAACCCAGATTGCCGACGCCTTCGTTCGCGCCTCCCAGGATGCGGGCCTGCCCCGTGGCGACTACAACGGGGAGTCGCAGATCCGGGTCTCCTATCTGCAGGCCAACATCTACAATGAGACGCGATGGAGCTCGAACAGGGCCTATCTCTATCCCATCAAGGGAAAGCGCCGGAATCTGCATGTGAGGAAGAACGCCCTGGTCACCAAGGTGCTCATCGATCCGCAGACAAAGACCGCCTTCGGGGTGATGGTGAGGGTGGGCGGCAAATCGCTGAAGATCCTGGCCAGAAGGGAGGTCATCCTGTCGGCGGGAGCCATCAACACGCCGCAGCTGCTGATGCTCTCGGGCGTGGGACCCGCCAAGCATCTCCGCGAGATGGGCATCAAGCCGCTGGCCGACCTGGCCGTGGGCTACAACCTCCAGGATCACATTGCGCCGGCGGTGAGCATGCTGTGCAACGTGACTTCCCTGCAGGTCAGTGACATGTTCAACGTGGAGGCGATGGCGCAGTTCCTCCAGGGACGCGGCGTTCTCCGGATACCCGGCGGCGTGGAGGCCATATCCTTTTACGCCCTGGACGACTCGCGGAATCCCGATGGCTGGGCGGACATGGAGCTCTTCGTGGTCGGAGGTGGGCTGCAAACGAACATGGCCCTGCGGCTGGCACTGGGCATCCAGTCGGACATCTACGAGAGCATGTTCGGGGAGCTGGAACGCCAGAGTGCCAACGGCTTCCTGATCTTCCCCATGATCCTGCGGGCCAAGAGCCGGGGGCGCATCAAGCTGAAGAGCCGGAATCCCGAGGAGCATCCCCGGATCTATGCCAACTACTTTGCCAATCCCTATGACTTGAACATCACGGTGCGGGGCATTGAGCAGGCAGTGAGCCTGTTGGACAAGCCCGCCTTTAGGGCGATTGGAGCCAGGCTGCTCGAGAAGCGCATCCCCGCTTGCGCGAGGTACAAGTGGAGGAGCAGCGCCTACTGGGCCTGCTACGCCCGCCACTTCACCTTCACCATCTACCACTACTCGGGAACGGCCAAGATGGGTCCCCGGGCGGATCCCTCGGCGGTGGTGGACGCCCGTCTGCGGGTCCACGGCATCGAGAACCTGCGCGTGGTGGACGCCAGCATTATGCCCTACCTGATCTCGGGTCATCCGAATGGACCGGTGTACCTAATAGCGGAGAAGGCGGCCGACATGATCAAGGAGGATCACAACTTTGTGTGA
- the LOC108025846 gene encoding glucose dehydrogenase [FAD, quinone], giving the protein MHFTQISRLLLALLVLLYPGASRGDANRLLLDQLSQVGIVNLLDQATRPNVPQDLSTYDFVVIGAGAAGSSLAARLSENPQWRVALLEAGGVENIAHLTPVLAGYLQQTASNWGYKSVPQKLSCHGMHNNECALPRGKVLGGTSSINYMIYNRGNRRDFDGWAAAGNPGWSYDEVLPYFLRSERAQLQGLEHSPYHNHSGPLSVEYVRFRSQLVDAFVQASVESGLPRTDYNGESQFGVSYVQATTLNGRRHSAYSAYIKPVRDLRSNLQIFTFARVTRILIDEATKSAYGVEFHYKNRAYTFKARKEVILSAGAFNSPQILMLSGIGPEDNLKAIGVPLVQALPVGKRMYDHMCHFGPTFVTNTTGQTTFTSRVSPAEVISYLLAGDPSTRLSSIGGVEALAFLKSQRSDLPKDWPDIELIMVTGSLASDEGTALKLGANFRDEIYDRMYRELAQAQQDHFTLLVMQFHPKSVGRLWLRDRNPLSWPMIDPKYFVAEEDVEFLLDGIKTSLRLIEMPAMRRIGARLLKRVVPGCESHEFASDDYWRCSIRTLSYTLHHQVATCRMGPESDPTTVVNHQLKVHGMRRLRVVDTSVIPVPPTAHTNAAAFMIGEKAADLMRSEWS; this is encoded by the exons ATGCACTTCACACAGATCTCCCGCCTGCTCCTGGCGCTCCTGGTGCTCCTCTACCCGGGCGCATCTCGGGGGGATGCCAACCGCCTGCTGCTGGACCAGCTCAGCCAGGTGGGCATAGTCAACCTCCTAGACCAGGCCACGCGTCCCAATG TACCCCAGGACCTCTCGACCTACGACTTCGTGGTGATTGGCGCCGGAGCAGCTGGCAGCTCCCTGGCCGCCCGCCTCTCCGAGAACCCCCAGTGGCGGGTGGCCCTCCTCGAGGCCGGGGGCGTGGAGAACATAGCCCACCTGACGCCGGTGCTGGCCGGCTACCTGCAGCAGACAGCCTCGAACTGGGGCTACAAGTCGGTGCCCCAGAAGCTCTCCTGCCACGGCATGCACAACAACGAGTGCGCCCTGCCCAGGGGAAAGGTGCTCGGAGGCACCAGCTCCATCAACTACATGATCTACAATCGGGGCAATCGCCGGGACTTCGATGGCTGGGCGGCGGCAGGAAATCCCGGCTGGAGCTACGACGAGGTGCTGCCCTACTTCCTGCGGAGCGAGCGGGCCCAGCTGCAGGGGCTGGAGCACTCGCCGTACCACAACCACAGTGGGCCCCTGAGCGTGGAGTATGTGCGCTTTCGGTCCCAACTGGTTGATGCCTTCGTGCAGGCCTCCGTGGAGTCGGGACTGCCGCGCACCGACTACAATGGCGAGTCCCAGTTCGGGGTCTCCTATGTGCAGGCCACCACCCTGAATGGCCGGAGGCACTCGGCGTACTCGGCCTACATAAAACCTGTGAGGGACCTGCGCTCCAACCTGCAGATCTTCACCTTTGCCCGAGTGACCCGTATTCTGATCGACGAGGCCACCAAGTCCGCTTACGGCGTGGAGTTCCACTACAAAAACAGAGCCTATACCTTCAAGGCCCGCAAGGAGGTGATCCTGTCGGCGGGCGCCTTCAACTCCCCCCAGATACTGATGCTCTCGGGGATCGGGCCGGAAGACAACCTCAAGGCCATTGGGGTGCCGCTGGTCCAAGCCCTGCCGGTGGGCAAGAGGATGTACGACCACATGTGCCACTTTGGACCCACCTTCGTGACCAACACGACGGGTCAAACGACCTTCACCTCGAGGGTGTCGCCCGCTGAGGTGATATCCTACCTCCTGGCCGGCGATCCATCCACCCGACTGAGTTCCATTGGCGGGGTGGAGGCCCTGGCCTTCCTCAAGTCGCAGCGTTCGGATCTGCCCAAGGATTGGCCCGACATCGAGCTGATCATGGTCACTGGCAGCTTGGCCAGTGACGAGGGCACGGCCCTCaagttgggcgccaatttCAGGGACGAGATCTACGACCGCATGTACAGGGAGCTGGCGCAGGCCCAGCAGGATCACTTCACCCTGCTGGTCATGCAGTTCCACCCCAAGTCGGTGGGTCGTCTCTGGCTGAGGGACCGCAATCCGCTGAGCTGGCCCATGATCGATCCCAAGTACTTTGTGGCCGAGGAGGATGTGGAGTTCCTGCTGGATGGCATCAAGACCAGTCTGCGTCTCATCGAGATGCCGGCCATGCGGAGGATCGGGGCGAGGCTGCTCAAGAGGGTGGTGCCGGGCTGTGAGAGCCACGAGTTCGCCTCGGACGACTACTGGAGGTGCTCCATCCGAACGCTGTCCTACACGCTGCACCACCAGGTGGCCACCTGTCGCATGGGGCCCGAGAGCGATCCCACCACCGTGGTCAACCACCAGCTGAAGGTGCACGGCATGCGGCGCCTCCGGGTGGTGGACACCAGCGTGATCCCAgtgccgcccaccgcccacacGAACGCGGCGGCCTTCATGATCGGCGAGAAGGCGGCGGACCTGATGCGATCCGAGTGGAGCTGA
- the LOC122818660 gene encoding uncharacterized protein LOC122818660 — protein MSRPAVRERKPRIRRASSSKSSDSEPSGSRKYLAGVLISRDSSETLGLEPSASSFQYRNCSPSDNGYDAGADTDDACDDGLDEAALMNLKAQRRTSQTLNSFVLPEPIPSHRFGGFLRLLGRSLHQCSMGIAAGLGLSRQQAAWYKNCWQSPGSQPRGIHLMGQFSEPSAPSKIPARPRSIESSTTL, from the coding sequence ATGTCCAGACCGGCTGTAAGGGAACGCAAGCCCAGGATCAGGAGAGCCTCGAGCTCGAAGAGTTCCGACAGTGAGCCGAGTGGTTCGAGGAAATATCTGGCAGGTGTGCTGATAAGCAGGGACTCCAGCGAAACCCTGGGCCTGGAGCCCAGTGCCTCCAGTTTCCAGTATCGCAACTGCAGTCCCTCGGACAATGGCTATGATGCGGGCGCCGACACCGATGATGCCTGCGATGATGGCTTGGATGAGGCCGCACTTATGAACCTGAAGGCCCAAAGGCGAACCTCTCAGACGTTGAACTCCTTTGTCCTCCCGGAACCAATACCATCCCATCGTTTTGGCGGATTCCTCCGTCTGCTGGGCCGCAGTTTGCATCAGTGCTCCATGGGTATAGCCGCCGGCTTGGGATTGAGTCGCCAGCAGGCCGCCTGGTACAAGAACTGCTGGCAAAGTCCGGGCTCCCAGCCAAGGGGTATCCACCTGATGGGTCAGTTCTCCGAGCCCAGTGCGCCTTCAAAGATCCCAGCTAGGCCACGAAGTATTGAGAGTTCCACCACTTTGTAA
- the LOC108026016 gene encoding BLOC-1-related complex subunit 8 homolog, with protein MSRGGELVFKTKKTSEKISENIHIFANDPSLAFFRVQEHVRKVSPAIFEKRDEVFQLQNNLQGHCYDMEYGIQALRTIEKSESIFENIQEMIKASIFLKQQLKYEENRKKVKKESTKSSVYKRFSAHLALDLPDLPDFGGVMRETSQRMENMIGPGTGAARTEAQPTQASNPGELQRSYTTLH; from the exons atgtcTCGGGGCGGAGAGCTGGTCTTTAAAACGAAGAAAACGTCGGAGAAGATATCGGAAAACATACACATTTTCGCCAACGATCCGTCGCTGGCCTTTTTCCGGGTGCAAGAGCACGTCCGCAAGGTCTCCCCAGCGATTTTCGAGAAACGCGATGAGGTCTTCCAGCTGCAAAACAACCTCCAGGGGCATTGCTACGACATGGAATACGGAATTCA AGCCCTGCGGACCATCGAGAAATCGGAGAGCATATTCGAGAACATACAGGAGATGATCAAGGCCTCGATTTTCCTGAAGCAACAGCTGAAATACGAGGAGAACCGGAAGAAGGTCAAGAAGGAGAGCACCAAGTCTTCGGTCTACAAACGCTTCTCCGCCCACCTCGCATTGGACCTGCCGGATCTACCGGACTTCGGCGGCGTTATGCGGGAGACCAGCCAGCGGATGGAGAACATGATAGGTCCTGGCACGGGAGCAGCCCGAACCGAGGCCCAGCCCACGCAAGCCAGCAATCCGGGGGAGCTCCAGCGATCCTACACCACACTCCACTAG